The following proteins are co-located in the Pseudomonas synxantha genome:
- a CDS encoding phosphotransferase, which produces MKLLLVEDNKSYAETLIEQISRIEENIDIFLAESRDSALSFLNEVFFDLVILDLEIPTTDGSFDLEVEHGHQVFYTAGSLTPGTPVYILTGSNPDAFLRGLARKGQSIDLWGDGTLVPTVAYYLKEDGNQLIAEIRDIASRIALTDAIRINTGANAIDLTQEQKRAIKVFTRANGGSFCKLKKLGGLSDAIVLKISVMDQAGRVRCECVGKLGLARHVKKEIAAYEAEVKHLRLGTFAPVMSYNDQGLRGFSAIFYVLADEHTDTFFQLALTNPAAALDVLGRIRTALARWSDTRNVKPVKIKDIRRRILSDENFQNIITTHSLEILLDLEERTVEISEACIHGDLHGGNILVNGDNTPVLIDFGDVGTGYTCLDPITLELSLIFHPDARANGLATLLESSGESWLDLNIYAKDSPLYQVVKYCREWAYDVAPHDESVLSMAYLFVLKQFKYDTVPPEVLNKILKGIINRLND; this is translated from the coding sequence ATGAAACTACTACTAGTTGAAGATAATAAATCGTATGCCGAAACGCTTATAGAGCAGATTTCGAGAATAGAAGAGAATATTGACATTTTTCTAGCCGAAAGCCGTGATAGTGCGCTCTCATTTCTGAATGAGGTCTTTTTTGACCTAGTAATTCTTGATCTCGAAATTCCTACTACCGATGGTTCTTTCGATTTAGAAGTTGAGCATGGGCATCAAGTTTTTTATACCGCAGGTAGTTTAACGCCAGGCACACCGGTCTATATCTTAACCGGGTCCAACCCAGATGCATTTCTTAGAGGGCTCGCTAGGAAAGGTCAAAGTATAGACTTATGGGGTGACGGTACATTGGTGCCAACTGTAGCCTATTATTTAAAAGAGGACGGCAATCAACTAATCGCAGAAATTAGGGATATTGCATCGCGCATAGCTCTCACTGACGCTATTCGCATAAATACCGGTGCCAACGCAATCGATCTTACGCAAGAGCAAAAAAGGGCCATTAAGGTATTTACAAGAGCAAACGGTGGCAGCTTTTGTAAGTTAAAGAAATTAGGCGGTTTATCAGATGCAATAGTACTGAAGATCAGTGTGATGGATCAGGCAGGCCGTGTTAGATGTGAATGTGTCGGTAAATTAGGTCTTGCAAGGCATGTCAAGAAGGAGATCGCTGCATATGAAGCAGAGGTAAAACATCTGCGACTGGGAACCTTTGCGCCGGTAATGAGTTATAATGATCAGGGACTTCGTGGCTTTTCTGCTATTTTTTATGTCTTGGCAGATGAACATACCGATACTTTTTTTCAGTTAGCCTTAACCAACCCTGCAGCAGCCCTTGATGTACTTGGCCGGATACGCACTGCTTTAGCACGCTGGTCAGACACGAGAAATGTCAAACCGGTGAAAATAAAAGACATTCGCAGGCGGATCTTGAGTGATGAAAACTTTCAAAATATCATTACTACTCACTCTCTTGAAATACTTTTAGATTTAGAAGAGAGGACTGTTGAAATCTCAGAAGCTTGCATTCATGGTGATTTACATGGAGGAAACATACTAGTCAATGGTGATAACACTCCGGTGCTTATCGACTTTGGCGACGTGGGTACTGGCTATACTTGCCTTGACCCAATAACCCTTGAGCTTAGTTTAATATTCCATCCTGATGCCAGAGCGAACGGATTAGCTACCCTGCTTGAATCATCAGGTGAAAGTTGGCTTGACCTAAATATCTACGCAAAGGATTCACCACTTTATCAAGTGGTTAAGTATTGCAGGGAATGGGCCTATGACGTCGCCCCTCATGATGAATCAGTTTTGAGCATGGCGTATTTATTTGTCTTGAAGCAGTTCAAATATGACACTGTTCCACCCGAAGTGCTTAATAAGATCCTAAAAGG
- a CDS encoding ATP-binding protein — translation MNAEEAKIVLIAGTVKERLQAARYFSQNPTEVSTDLLRDALAQEGVSWIKKALLLALERADVSVIRPANVDDSAEGEVNIKLIRSIMARATEEVTGTILHEFSTIIGEINMKAQSEFEHFSESQTFRLMSRLKEILRAVRELKQASASPNYSAFDLGELIDQIVEENPKIFEEIKLLDGGLRPFLVTADRGSMYLAIINGLRNANEAVLSYSRKNPPEVLLTWGRAGDEVFFAIIDSGSGFKGNPIDAMKIGVSNKDRNLHTGYGLATASSAMKAMEGELSLSNSLEGGAKFELRWYKDNETTTS, via the coding sequence ATGAATGCTGAAGAAGCCAAAATAGTTTTGATTGCAGGTACTGTTAAAGAACGCCTACAAGCAGCTCGGTACTTTTCCCAAAACCCTACTGAGGTTAGCACTGATTTATTGCGGGATGCGCTCGCGCAAGAAGGAGTTAGCTGGATTAAAAAAGCCCTACTGCTTGCACTTGAGCGGGCTGATGTTTCAGTCATACGACCCGCTAATGTTGATGATTCGGCTGAAGGCGAAGTAAATATTAAGCTCATTCGGTCCATAATGGCGCGAGCTACTGAAGAAGTCACAGGTACTATCCTTCATGAGTTTAGTACGATTATCGGCGAAATCAACATGAAGGCGCAGTCTGAGTTTGAGCATTTCTCAGAGTCTCAGACGTTTAGATTGATGTCGCGCTTAAAAGAAATTCTCAGAGCAGTTAGAGAGTTAAAACAGGCATCTGCTTCGCCAAATTACAGCGCATTTGATTTGGGTGAGCTGATTGATCAGATCGTAGAAGAGAATCCGAAAATCTTCGAAGAGATAAAACTGCTTGACGGAGGGCTGCGACCGTTTTTGGTTACTGCAGATCGAGGCTCTATGTATCTGGCAATCATCAACGGATTGAGAAATGCTAATGAAGCAGTTCTTAGCTATAGCAGAAAGAACCCGCCCGAAGTGTTGCTAACATGGGGTCGTGCGGGAGATGAGGTTTTTTTCGCCATTATTGATTCAGGTTCAGGCTTTAAAGGTAACCCTATTGACGCGATGAAGATTGGAGTTTCGAATAAAGATAGAAATCTCCATACGGGATATGGTCTCGCCACTGCGTCCAGTGCAATGAAAGCTATGGAGGGTGAATTATCACTTTCCAACAGCCTTGAGGGTGGCGCAAAGTTTGAACTTAGATGGTACAAAGATAATGAAACTACTACTAGTTGA